Proteins co-encoded in one Streptomyces diastaticus subsp. diastaticus genomic window:
- a CDS encoding glutathione S-transferase family protein, which produces MSSPATTPAADPSGNAEYGHKPFKRARSHFADRITKDGRDGWPVESGRYRLVVSRACPWAGRALIVRRLLGLEDALSLAVTDPLQDDRSWRFTLDADGVDPVLGIRYLGEAYRAREKEYDGGISVPAIVDVPSGELVTNDYQQLTLDLETQWTGLQRAGAPDLYPERLREEIDEVMDAVYQDVNNGVYRAGFASTQEEYAEAYRALFRRLDWLSERLAGRRYLVGDTLTEADVRLFTTLVRFDAVYHGHFKCNREKLTEDPVLWAYARDLYQTPGFGDTVDFDHIKRHYYQVHTGINPTGIVPLGPDLTGWLSPHHREELGGRPFGDGTPPGPPPAAEVIGPAGRP; this is translated from the coding sequence ATGAGCAGCCCCGCCACCACCCCCGCGGCCGACCCCAGCGGCAACGCCGAGTACGGCCACAAGCCCTTCAAGCGGGCCCGGAGCCACTTCGCCGACCGCATCACCAAGGACGGCCGCGACGGATGGCCCGTCGAGTCCGGCCGCTACCGCCTGGTCGTCAGCCGCGCCTGCCCCTGGGCCGGCCGCGCCCTGATCGTCCGGCGTCTGCTCGGCCTGGAGGACGCCCTCTCCCTCGCCGTCACCGACCCGCTCCAGGACGACCGGAGCTGGCGCTTCACCCTCGACGCCGACGGCGTCGACCCGGTCCTCGGCATCCGCTACCTCGGCGAGGCGTACCGCGCCCGCGAGAAGGAGTACGACGGCGGGATCAGTGTCCCCGCGATCGTCGACGTACCCAGCGGCGAACTGGTCACCAACGACTACCAGCAGCTGACCCTGGACCTGGAGACCCAGTGGACGGGCCTTCAGCGCGCCGGCGCCCCGGACCTCTACCCGGAGCGGCTGCGCGAGGAGATCGACGAGGTGATGGACGCCGTCTACCAGGACGTCAACAACGGCGTCTACCGCGCAGGGTTCGCCTCCACCCAGGAGGAGTACGCCGAGGCGTACCGGGCCCTCTTCCGTCGCCTGGACTGGCTCTCCGAGCGTCTCGCCGGGCGCCGCTACCTGGTCGGTGACACGCTCACCGAGGCCGACGTGCGGCTCTTCACCACCCTGGTCCGCTTCGACGCCGTCTACCACGGCCACTTCAAGTGCAACCGGGAGAAGCTCACCGAGGACCCGGTGCTGTGGGCGTACGCCCGGGACCTCTACCAGACACCCGGTTTCGGCGACACCGTCGACTTCGACCACATCAAGCGTCACTACTACCAGGTGCACACCGGCATCAACCCGACCGGGATCGTGCCGCTCGGCCCGGACCTCACCGGCTGGCTCTCGCCCCACCACCGGGAGGAGCTGGGCGGCCGTCCGTTCGGCGACGGCACCCCGCCCGGACCGCCTCCCGCCGCCGAGGTGATCGGCCCGGCCGGGCGGCCGTGA
- a CDS encoding adenylyltransferase/cytidyltransferase family protein: MSRSASSASSSSPAAPVGHGGGLTLSWPGGTVPEAARGGAAVVTGVFDLLHVGHVRFLTEVRERGLPLLVGVEDDRRTRGWKGPERPFQPEAERAEILRALRAVDGTFLVHGDPSVTDWTAYAALLAPLAPGAMAWTAHDPYTAQKRRAAAELGARAWEIGETPGRSTTRIVSGRMPG; the protein is encoded by the coding sequence ATGAGCCGTTCCGCGTCATCCGCCTCGTCCTCCTCCCCCGCCGCGCCCGTCGGACACGGCGGGGGACTGACCCTGTCGTGGCCCGGGGGGACGGTGCCCGAAGCGGCCCGGGGCGGTGCGGCGGTGGTGACCGGGGTCTTCGACCTCCTGCACGTGGGCCACGTGCGCTTCCTCACGGAGGTGCGCGAGCGCGGACTGCCGCTCCTGGTGGGGGTCGAGGACGACCGGCGCACGCGCGGGTGGAAGGGCCCGGAGCGTCCGTTCCAGCCGGAGGCGGAGCGGGCGGAGATCCTGCGGGCCCTGCGAGCGGTCGACGGGACCTTCCTCGTCCACGGCGACCCGTCGGTGACGGACTGGACCGCCTACGCGGCGCTGCTGGCGCCGCTCGCCCCGGGCGCGATGGCGTGGACCGCGCACGACCCCTACACGGCGCAGAAGCGGCGGGCCGCGGCCGAGCTGGGGGCGCGGGCCTGGGAGATCGGGGAGACCCCGGGGCGTTCGACGACGCGGATCGTCAGCGGCCGGATGCCGGGCTGA
- a CDS encoding cytochrome c oxidase assembly protein produces the protein MDHSGHGMMTELPPFTLSRGLEPSFNGFFLFACLLGLALYGWGVARLVARGDRWPVGRTVSFVVGVLTVLLVMCTRLNDYGMVMFSVHMVQHMVISMLSPILLLLGAPITLALRALPVAPRGRTGLRELLLKLLHSWYMRIITHPAFTIPMFIASLYGLYFTPLFDHLMGSAAGHIVMMVHFLAVGLVFFWPIMGVDPGPHRPGYVMRMLELFAGMPFHAFFGIALMMASGPMIGTYLDPPASLGIDALSDQSAAGGIAWAFSEIPSVLVLLALLFQWRRSEERQARRKDRAADRDGDKELEAYNAYLASLHTRRG, from the coding sequence ATGGATCACAGCGGGCACGGCATGATGACGGAGCTGCCGCCGTTCACGCTGAGCCGGGGCCTGGAACCGTCGTTCAACGGCTTCTTCCTCTTCGCCTGCCTGCTGGGGCTGGCCCTCTACGGCTGGGGCGTGGCACGGCTGGTGGCGCGCGGCGACCGGTGGCCGGTGGGACGGACCGTCTCGTTCGTCGTCGGTGTGCTGACCGTGCTGCTGGTGATGTGCACCAGGCTCAACGACTACGGCATGGTCATGTTCAGTGTCCACATGGTGCAGCACATGGTGATCAGCATGCTGTCACCGATCCTGCTCCTGCTCGGCGCCCCCATCACGCTGGCACTGCGCGCGCTGCCGGTGGCCCCGCGCGGCCGGACCGGGCTTCGGGAGCTGCTGCTGAAGCTCCTGCACAGCTGGTACATGCGGATCATCACCCACCCCGCCTTCACCATCCCGATGTTCATCGCGAGCCTGTACGGGCTGTACTTCACGCCCCTCTTCGACCACCTGATGGGCTCGGCGGCCGGCCACATCGTGATGATGGTGCACTTCCTCGCGGTGGGCCTGGTCTTCTTCTGGCCGATCATGGGCGTGGACCCGGGCCCGCACCGGCCGGGTTACGTGATGCGGATGCTGGAGCTGTTCGCGGGGATGCCCTTCCACGCCTTCTTCGGCATCGCGCTGATGATGGCCTCGGGCCCGATGATCGGGACGTACCTGGACCCGCCGGCCTCGCTGGGCATCGACGCGCTGAGCGACCAGAGCGCGGCCGGCGGCATCGCCTGGGCGTTCAGCGAGATCCCGTCGGTGCTGGTGCTGCTGGCACTGCTGTTCCAGTGGCGGCGCTCGGAGGAGCGGCAGGCGCGGCGCAAGGACCGGGCCGCGGACCGGGACGGTGACAAGGAGCTGGAGGCGTACAACGCCTACCTCGCCTCGCTGCACACCCGGCGGGGCTGA
- a CDS encoding 6-phosphofructokinase has product MRIGVLTSGGDCPGLNAVIRSVVHRAVVDHGDEVIGFHDGWKGLLECDYRKLDLDAVSGILARGGTILGSSRVQPAHLRGGVERARGHLADLGLDAIIPIGGEGTLKAARLLSDAGLPIVGVPKTIDNDIAVTDVTFGFDTAVGVATEALDRLKTTAESHQRVLIVEVMGRHTGWIALHSGMAAGAHAIVVPERPFDIEELTRVVGERFSMGKKFAIVVVAEGAKPLEGTMEFDVGGTDIYGHERFAGVAQQLSIELEQRLGKEARAVILGHVQRGGTPTAYDRVLATRFGWHAVEAVHRGEFGRMTALHGTDIVMVPLAEAVETLKTVPEDRYAEAQTVL; this is encoded by the coding sequence ATGCGTATTGGTGTCCTCACCTCCGGCGGCGACTGCCCCGGTCTGAACGCCGTCATCCGTTCGGTCGTGCACCGCGCCGTGGTCGACCACGGTGACGAGGTCATCGGATTCCACGACGGCTGGAAGGGCCTGCTGGAGTGCGACTACCGCAAGCTGGACCTGGACGCCGTCTCCGGCATCCTGGCCCGCGGCGGGACCATCCTGGGCTCCTCACGGGTGCAGCCCGCCCATCTGCGCGGCGGTGTCGAGCGGGCCCGCGGCCACCTCGCCGATCTCGGTCTCGACGCGATCATCCCGATCGGCGGCGAGGGCACCCTCAAGGCGGCCCGGCTGCTGTCCGACGCGGGCCTGCCGATCGTCGGGGTGCCGAAGACCATCGACAACGACATCGCTGTCACCGACGTGACCTTCGGCTTCGACACGGCCGTCGGGGTCGCCACCGAGGCGCTGGACCGGCTGAAGACCACCGCCGAGTCCCATCAGCGCGTGCTGATCGTCGAGGTCATGGGCCGGCACACCGGCTGGATCGCGCTCCACTCGGGCATGGCGGCCGGCGCGCACGCCATCGTCGTGCCCGAGCGGCCCTTCGACATCGAGGAGCTGACCCGGGTGGTCGGCGAGCGGTTCTCGATGGGCAAGAAGTTCGCCATAGTCGTCGTCGCCGAGGGTGCGAAGCCCCTTGAGGGCACCATGGAGTTCGACGTCGGCGGCACCGACATCTACGGCCACGAGCGGTTCGCCGGGGTGGCCCAGCAGCTCTCCATCGAGCTGGAGCAGCGGCTCGGCAAGGAGGCCCGCGCGGTGATCCTCGGCCACGTGCAGCGCGGCGGCACCCCCACCGCGTACGACAGGGTGCTGGCCACCCGGTTCGGCTGGCACGCGGTGGAGGCGGTGCACCGCGGCGAGTTCGGGAGGATGACGGCGCTGCACGGCACGGACATCGTGATGGTGCCGCTCGCCGAGGCGGTCGAGACGCTGAAGACGGTCCCCGAGGACCGGTACGCCGAGGCGCAGACGGTCCTCTGA
- a CDS encoding type 1 glutamine amidotransferase — protein sequence MSDNSLRLVWVYPDLLSTYGDQGNALVVERRARQRGLDVTRIDVRSDQPVPTSGDIYLIGGGEDRPQRLAAERLHRDGGLSRAVGNGAIVFSVCAGYQILGHEFVNDQGQRQSGLGLLDVVSTRGEGERCVGDVLGDIDPRLGLPQLTGFENHQGVTHLGPSASAFAQVRMGRGNGTGDGTEGAFNGTVFGTYMHGPVLARNPLIADLLLKLALDVNALPPADDRWYEALRAERIAAATQQPA from the coding sequence ATGAGCGACAACAGCCTGCGTCTGGTCTGGGTCTACCCGGACCTCCTGAGCACCTACGGCGACCAGGGGAACGCCCTGGTCGTCGAGCGCCGGGCCCGGCAGCGGGGGCTGGACGTGACGCGGATCGACGTCCGCAGCGACCAGCCGGTGCCGACCTCCGGCGACATCTACCTGATCGGCGGCGGTGAGGACCGCCCGCAGCGGCTCGCGGCCGAGCGGCTGCACCGTGACGGCGGACTCTCCCGCGCCGTCGGCAACGGCGCCATCGTCTTCTCGGTCTGCGCCGGTTACCAGATCCTCGGCCACGAGTTCGTCAACGACCAGGGCCAGCGCCAGTCGGGTCTCGGCCTGCTGGACGTCGTCTCCACGCGGGGCGAGGGCGAGCGGTGCGTCGGCGACGTCCTCGGCGACATCGACCCGCGCCTGGGCCTGCCGCAGCTGACCGGCTTCGAGAACCACCAGGGCGTCACCCACCTCGGCCCCTCGGCCAGCGCCTTCGCGCAGGTCCGGATGGGCCGCGGCAACGGCACCGGCGACGGCACCGAGGGCGCCTTCAACGGCACCGTCTTCGGCACGTACATGCACGGCCCCGTCCTCGCCCGGAACCCGCTCATCGCCGACCTGCTGCTGAAGCTGGCGCTGGACGTCAACGCGCTGCCGCCGGCCGACGACCGCTGGTACGAGGCGCTGCGGGCCGAGCGGATCGCCGCCGCGACCCAGCAGCCGGCCTGA
- a CDS encoding MurT ligase domain-containing protein yields the protein MAGNTEPLSPRAKLAVTAGKAAAAVSRAAGRGSGSVIGGKVALRLDPDLLARLAQHLDVVLVSATNGKTTTTRLIAEALRAAGPVVSNALGANMPAGITSALAGGSDAKFGVIEVDEKYLAGVARDVTPKAIALLNLSRDQLDRAAETRMLAEKWREGLAGSKAVIVANADDPLVVWAASSSQQVVWVAAGQAWKDDAWSCPSCGGVMQRPGDDWFCGQCGFRRPTPTWALTGDHVLDPHGSAWPIHLQLPGRANKANATSSAAVAAVFGVPPQVALERMYQVQAVAGRYDVVSFLGRDLRLLLAKNPAGWLETFSLIDPPPTPVVLSVNARGADGTDTSWLWDVDYTQLAGHPIFVIGDRKLDLAVRLEVAGLDFRVCETLDEAVQSAPPGRIEVIANYTAFQDVRRRVGN from the coding sequence ATGGCAGGCAACACGGAGCCGCTGTCGCCGCGGGCCAAGCTGGCCGTGACGGCGGGAAAGGCGGCGGCGGCGGTGTCCCGCGCCGCGGGCCGCGGCAGCGGATCGGTGATCGGCGGCAAGGTGGCCCTCAGGCTCGACCCCGATCTTCTGGCCCGGCTCGCGCAGCACCTGGACGTGGTCCTGGTCTCGGCGACCAACGGCAAGACGACGACGACCCGGCTGATCGCCGAGGCGCTGCGGGCGGCGGGGCCCGTCGTCTCCAACGCGCTCGGCGCCAACATGCCCGCGGGCATCACCTCGGCGCTGGCGGGCGGTTCGGACGCCAAGTTCGGTGTGATCGAGGTCGACGAGAAGTACCTGGCGGGGGTGGCCCGCGACGTCACGCCGAAGGCGATCGCGCTGCTCAACCTCTCCCGCGACCAGCTCGACCGCGCCGCGGAGACCCGCATGCTGGCGGAGAAGTGGCGGGAGGGCCTGGCCGGTTCGAAGGCCGTCATCGTCGCCAACGCCGACGACCCGCTGGTGGTGTGGGCCGCCTCCTCCTCGCAGCAGGTGGTCTGGGTGGCCGCCGGTCAGGCGTGGAAGGACGACGCCTGGTCGTGCCCGTCCTGCGGTGGCGTCATGCAGCGCCCCGGCGACGACTGGTTCTGCGGCCAGTGCGGCTTCCGCCGTCCGACGCCGACCTGGGCGCTCACCGGCGACCACGTCCTCGACCCGCACGGCTCCGCCTGGCCGATCCACCTCCAGCTGCCGGGCCGGGCCAACAAGGCCAACGCCACCTCCTCGGCGGCCGTCGCCGCCGTCTTCGGTGTGCCGCCGCAGGTGGCACTGGAGCGGATGTACCAGGTACAGGCGGTGGCCGGGCGGTACGACGTGGTGTCGTTCCTCGGCCGGGACCTGAGGCTGCTGCTGGCGAAGAACCCGGCCGGCTGGCTGGAGACCTTCTCGCTCATCGACCCGCCGCCCACGCCGGTCGTCCTCTCCGTCAACGCGCGCGGCGCGGACGGCACGGACACCTCGTGGCTGTGGGACGTCGACTACACGCAACTGGCCGGGCACCCGATCTTCGTCATCGGCGACCGCAAGCTGGACCTGGCGGTGCGCCTGGAGGTCGCGGGGCTGGACTTCCGGGTCTGCGAGACCCTGGACGAGGCGGTGCAGTCGGCGCCGCCCGGCCGGATCGAGGTCATCGCGAACTACACCGCGTTCCAGGACGTGCGCCGCCGCGTCGGCAACTGA
- the def gene encoding peptide deformylase, with amino-acid sequence MRQRSIPGSAGRVRPLALLGDPVLAAPCEEVTDFGPALERLVEDLFATMYAARGVGLAANQIGVPLRVFVYDCPDDEDRRHLGHLVNPRLTEADGVVVRGPEGCLSLPGLEAGTERYDHAVAEGVDLRGEPRTVHGSGFFARCLQHETDHLEGTLYIDRLTGLRRRRVLRAAARAPWAGEER; translated from the coding sequence ATGCGACAGCGTTCCATTCCGGGCAGCGCCGGACGTGTCCGGCCCCTGGCCCTGCTCGGCGACCCGGTCCTCGCCGCCCCCTGCGAGGAGGTCACCGACTTCGGCCCCGCGCTGGAGCGCCTGGTGGAGGATCTCTTCGCCACCATGTACGCCGCCCGGGGGGTGGGCCTGGCCGCCAACCAGATCGGCGTACCGCTGCGCGTCTTCGTGTACGACTGCCCGGACGACGAGGACCGCCGCCATCTCGGCCACCTCGTCAACCCCCGCCTGACCGAGGCCGACGGCGTGGTGGTCCGGGGACCGGAGGGGTGCCTGTCGCTGCCGGGGCTGGAGGCGGGCACCGAGCGGTACGACCATGCGGTGGCCGAGGGCGTCGACCTGAGAGGCGAGCCGCGCACCGTGCACGGCAGCGGCTTCTTCGCCCGCTGCCTCCAGCACGAGACCGACCACCTGGAGGGGACCCTCTACATCGACCGGCTCACCGGTCTGCGCCGCCGCCGGGTGCTGCGGGCGGCGGCCCGGGCTCCCTGGGCGGGGGAGGAGAGGTAG
- a CDS encoding TetR family transcriptional regulator has protein sequence METTQRTAEQRAAQRRRELLDAADRVVLRDGPGASMNAIAAEAGITKPILYRHFGDKGGLYSALAKRHTDALLASLRAALDAPADRRERVEATLDTYLAAIESRPQVYRFLMHPAEGAAGEPGAGDSPFDAGRHSAPLLRLMGEELADVIAERVDLGPRGDELARAWGHGIVGMMHAAGDWWLSERPCGRAALVSALADLLWGRLAAAGDKAGGPGF, from the coding sequence ATGGAGACCACACAGCGGACCGCCGAGCAGCGGGCCGCCCAGCGGCGCCGCGAGCTGCTGGACGCCGCGGACCGCGTGGTCCTGCGGGACGGCCCCGGCGCCTCGATGAACGCCATCGCCGCCGAGGCCGGCATCACCAAGCCGATCCTCTACCGCCACTTCGGCGACAAGGGCGGCCTGTACAGCGCCCTGGCCAAGCGCCACACCGACGCGTTGCTCGCCTCGCTGCGGGCGGCACTGGACGCTCCGGCCGACCGCCGCGAGCGGGTGGAGGCCACTCTCGACACCTATCTGGCGGCCATCGAGTCGCGCCCGCAGGTCTACCGCTTCCTGATGCATCCCGCCGAGGGCGCCGCGGGCGAGCCGGGAGCGGGCGACAGCCCCTTCGACGCGGGCCGGCACTCGGCACCGCTGCTGCGGCTGATGGGCGAGGAGCTGGCCGACGTCATCGCCGAGCGCGTCGACCTCGGGCCCCGCGGCGACGAACTGGCCCGGGCCTGGGGCCACGGCATCGTCGGCATGATGCACGCCGCCGGCGACTGGTGGCTCTCGGAGCGGCCCTGCGGCCGGGCGGCCCTGGTGAGCGCCCTGGCCGACCTGCTGTGGGGGCGGCTGGCGGCGGCGGGGGACAAGGCCGGCGGGCCGGGGTTCTGA
- a CDS encoding acyl-CoA dehydrogenase family protein, giving the protein MAEFTMELNDEQKEVRDWLHGFAADVIRPAAAEWDEREETPWPIIQEAAKVGIYSLDFYAQQYFDPTGLGIPMAMEELFWGDAGIALSIVGTGLAAVGVLANGTEEQIGTWIPQMYGDVNDVKVAAFCSSEPDAGSDVASMRTRAVYDEAKDEWVLNGTKTWATNGGIANVHVVVAVVDSELGSKGHASFIVPPNTPGLSQGQKFQKHGIRASHTAEVVLEDVRVPGSCLLGGKEKLDERLARARERAKSGGERVKNAAMATFEASRPAVGAMAVGTARAAYEEALEYAKTRTQFGRPIIDNQGVAFQLADMRTSVDAARLLVWRASWMAVNGKQFTAAEGSMSKLFASETAKKVTGQAIQILGGNGYTREYPVERMHRDAAIYTIFEGTSEIQRLVIARTLAGMPIR; this is encoded by the coding sequence ATGGCCGAGTTCACCATGGAGCTCAACGACGAGCAGAAAGAGGTGCGGGACTGGCTGCACGGCTTCGCCGCCGACGTGATCCGCCCGGCCGCCGCCGAGTGGGACGAGCGCGAGGAGACCCCCTGGCCCATCATCCAGGAAGCCGCCAAGGTCGGAATCTACTCCCTCGACTTCTACGCGCAGCAGTACTTCGACCCGACCGGTCTCGGCATCCCCATGGCGATGGAGGAACTCTTCTGGGGGGACGCGGGCATCGCCCTGTCGATCGTCGGCACCGGCCTCGCCGCCGTCGGCGTCCTCGCCAACGGCACCGAGGAGCAGATCGGCACCTGGATACCCCAGATGTACGGCGACGTGAACGACGTCAAGGTCGCCGCCTTCTGCTCCTCCGAGCCCGACGCCGGCTCCGACGTGGCCTCGATGCGCACCCGGGCCGTCTACGACGAGGCCAAGGACGAATGGGTGCTCAACGGCACCAAGACCTGGGCGACCAACGGCGGCATCGCCAACGTCCACGTGGTCGTCGCCGTGGTCGACTCGGAACTGGGCTCCAAGGGCCACGCCTCCTTCATCGTGCCGCCGAACACCCCCGGCCTCTCCCAGGGGCAGAAGTTCCAGAAGCACGGCATCCGCGCCTCGCACACCGCCGAGGTCGTCCTGGAGGACGTCCGCGTCCCCGGCTCCTGCCTGCTCGGCGGCAAGGAGAAGCTCGACGAGCGCCTCGCCCGCGCCCGGGAGCGCGCGAAGAGCGGCGGCGAGCGCGTGAAGAACGCCGCCATGGCCACCTTCGAGGCGTCCCGACCGGCCGTCGGCGCGATGGCCGTCGGCACGGCCCGCGCCGCCTACGAGGAGGCCCTGGAGTACGCCAAGACCCGCACCCAGTTCGGCCGCCCGATCATCGACAACCAGGGTGTCGCCTTCCAGCTCGCCGACATGCGGACCTCCGTCGACGCGGCCCGGCTGCTGGTCTGGCGTGCCTCCTGGATGGCGGTCAACGGCAAGCAGTTCACCGCCGCCGAGGGCTCCATGTCCAAGCTCTTCGCCAGTGAGACGGCGAAGAAGGTCACCGGCCAGGCCATCCAGATCCTCGGCGGCAACGGCTACACCCGTGAGTACCCGGTGGAGCGAATGCACAGGGATGCGGCCATCTACACCATCTTCGAAGGCACGAGCGAGATCCAGCGCCTGGTCATCGCCCGCACCCTGGCGGGCATGCCCATCCGCTGA
- a CDS encoding zinc-dependent alcohol dehydrogenase, protein MKAAVVRSFTEPLVVEEREVPEPARHQVLVRMETSGLCHTDIHAAHGDWPVKPSPPFVPGHEGIGVVEARGDQVDHIGIGRRVAIPWLAEACGHCTYCVTGWETLCPEQRNSGYSVDGTHTEYALAHGDYVVPVPDGVDPLDAAPLTCAGVTTYKAVKVSGARPGKRALVSGIGGLGHLALQYAGIFGAETIAVDITDEKLELARELGADHVIDARTQDVAEEVGRLGGADAAISLAVSNDSFRAAYASLNRGGTLVLVALPPEGELSVPVFDTVLNGTTVTGSIVGTREDLADVFRLHRLGRTRVVRESRRLEDVNTSIDEVLGGRVSARLVFDLR, encoded by the coding sequence ATGAAGGCAGCCGTTGTCCGTAGCTTCACCGAGCCGCTCGTGGTGGAGGAGCGGGAGGTGCCCGAGCCCGCGCGGCACCAGGTGCTGGTGCGGATGGAGACCTCCGGGCTCTGCCACACCGACATCCACGCCGCACACGGCGACTGGCCGGTCAAGCCCAGCCCGCCGTTCGTCCCCGGACACGAGGGCATCGGGGTGGTGGAGGCCAGGGGCGACCAGGTGGACCACATCGGCATCGGCCGACGGGTCGCCATCCCCTGGCTGGCCGAGGCGTGCGGGCACTGCACGTACTGCGTCACCGGCTGGGAGACGCTCTGCCCGGAGCAGCGCAACAGCGGCTACTCGGTCGACGGCACCCACACCGAGTACGCCCTGGCCCACGGCGACTACGTCGTCCCCGTCCCCGACGGCGTCGACCCGCTCGACGCGGCGCCACTGACCTGCGCAGGTGTCACCACGTACAAGGCGGTCAAGGTCTCCGGTGCCCGGCCCGGCAAGCGGGCCCTGGTCTCCGGCATCGGCGGGCTCGGCCACCTCGCCCTCCAGTACGCCGGCATCTTCGGTGCCGAGACCATCGCCGTCGACATCACCGACGAGAAGCTGGAGCTGGCCCGCGAACTCGGCGCCGACCACGTGATCGACGCCCGCACCCAGGACGTGGCCGAGGAGGTCGGGCGGCTCGGCGGGGCCGACGCGGCCATCTCCCTCGCCGTCAGCAACGACTCCTTCCGCGCCGCCTACGCCTCGCTCAACCGGGGCGGCACCCTCGTCCTGGTCGCGCTGCCGCCCGAGGGCGAACTGTCGGTCCCGGTCTTCGACACCGTCCTGAACGGCACCACCGTCACCGGCTCCATCGTCGGCACCCGCGAGGACCTCGCGGACGTCTTCCGGCTCCACCGGCTCGGCCGCACCCGCGTCGTCCGCGAGAGCCGCCGGCTGGAGGACGTCAACACCTCGATCGACGAGGTCCTCGGCGGACGGGTCTCCGCCCGCCTCGTCTTCGACCTGCGCTGA
- a CDS encoding S-(hydroxymethyl)mycothiol dehydrogenase, translating to MAQHVRGVIARAKGEPVEITTIVVPDPGPGEAVVDIQACGVCHTDLHYREGGINDDFPFLLGHEAAGVVESVGEGVTEVAPGDYVILNWRAVCGQCRACKRGRPQYCFDTHNAKQKMTLLDGTELTPALGIGAFADKTLVAAGQCTKVDPAASPAAAGLLGCGVMAGIGAAINTGEVGRGDSVAVIGCGGVGDAAVAGARLAGARRIIAVDIDDRKLEKARSVGATHTVNSRGTDPVEAIRELTDGFGADVVIEAVGRPETYRQAFYARDLAGTVVLVGVPTPEMNIELPLLDVFGRGGALKSSWYGDCLPSRDFPMLIDLYLQGRLDLDAFVTETVGLDDVEEAFARMHQGDVLRSVVVL from the coding sequence ATGGCACAGCACGTGCGGGGCGTCATCGCCCGCGCCAAGGGCGAGCCCGTGGAGATCACGACGATCGTCGTGCCCGATCCCGGGCCCGGCGAGGCCGTCGTCGACATCCAGGCGTGCGGCGTCTGCCACACCGACCTGCACTACCGGGAGGGCGGCATCAACGACGACTTCCCGTTCCTCCTCGGCCACGAGGCGGCGGGCGTCGTGGAGTCCGTCGGCGAGGGCGTCACCGAGGTGGCCCCCGGCGACTACGTGATCCTCAACTGGCGCGCCGTCTGCGGCCAGTGCCGGGCCTGCAAGCGCGGCCGTCCGCAGTACTGCTTCGACACGCACAACGCGAAGCAGAAAATGACTCTCCTCGACGGCACCGAGTTGACGCCCGCCCTGGGCATCGGCGCCTTCGCCGACAAGACCCTGGTCGCCGCCGGGCAGTGCACCAAGGTCGATCCGGCCGCCTCCCCGGCCGCCGCGGGGCTGCTCGGCTGCGGCGTGATGGCCGGTATCGGCGCGGCCATCAACACCGGCGAAGTCGGCCGCGGCGACTCGGTCGCCGTCATCGGCTGCGGCGGCGTCGGCGACGCCGCCGTCGCGGGCGCCCGCCTCGCCGGAGCCCGCCGGATCATCGCCGTCGACATCGACGACCGGAAGCTGGAGAAGGCCCGTTCCGTCGGCGCCACCCACACCGTCAACTCCCGTGGGACCGACCCGGTGGAGGCCATCCGCGAACTCACCGACGGCTTCGGCGCCGACGTGGTCATCGAGGCCGTCGGCCGCCCCGAGACCTACCGGCAGGCGTTCTACGCCCGGGACCTGGCCGGCACCGTCGTCCTGGTCGGGGTCCCCACCCCGGAGATGAACATCGAACTGCCCCTCCTCGACGTCTTCGGCCGCGGCGGCGCCCTCAAGTCCTCCTGGTACGGCGACTGCCTGCCCTCCAGGGACTTCCCGATGCTCATCGACCTCTATCTCCAGGGGCGGCTCGACCTCGACGCGTTCGTCACCGAGACCGTCGGCCTGGACGACGTGGAGGAGGCGTTCGCCCGGATGCACCAGGGTGACGTGCTGCGCTCGGTGGTGGTCCTCTGA